The proteins below come from a single Streptomyces sp. M92 genomic window:
- a CDS encoding transglycosylase family protein: protein MAVRGRHRRYQPNRINRASLTVTAGGAGLALPLVGTGTAHAADVETWDKVAACESTNDWDINTGNGYYGGLQFTQSTWEEFGGTEYAPRADLATKDQQIAVAEKVLEGQGPGAWPVCSQRAGLTRDGAVPDIRPSSAPSTGKSGVAKSGTAKSDSVKDVKPQTTPQSRAGKGRMYTVVTGDTLSGIADAQRVRGGWHGLYEANRAEIGADPDLIMPGQRLALRGERTTAPRAEPEQEQQQKQEQKQKQKQQPKQEQKQKKQPKRQPEKSSPGSGTEKPAKAAKTTTRQAVVAPVDASTGTPYRQAGSSWSKGYHTGVDFPVPTGTSVKSVAAGRVVSAGWGGSYGYQVVVRHDDGRFSQYAHLSAISVKDGQSVGAGQRIGRSGSTGNSTGPHLHFEVRTGPGFGSDVDPVAYLRAGGVRI, encoded by the coding sequence ATGGCCGTACGCGGCCGGCACCGCCGGTATCAGCCGAACAGGATCAACCGCGCCTCCCTGACCGTCACCGCGGGCGGCGCGGGCCTCGCGCTCCCGCTCGTCGGCACCGGCACGGCACACGCGGCCGACGTGGAGACCTGGGACAAGGTCGCCGCCTGCGAGTCCACCAACGACTGGGACATCAACACCGGCAACGGCTACTACGGCGGGTTGCAGTTCACCCAGTCCACCTGGGAGGAGTTCGGCGGCACCGAGTACGCCCCGCGCGCCGACCTGGCCACCAAGGACCAGCAGATCGCGGTCGCGGAGAAGGTGCTGGAGGGGCAGGGCCCGGGCGCCTGGCCGGTGTGCTCCCAGAGGGCGGGGCTGACCCGGGACGGTGCCGTGCCCGACATCCGTCCGTCCTCCGCCCCGTCCACCGGGAAGTCAGGGGTCGCGAAATCCGGGACCGCGAAGTCCGACTCGGTGAAGGACGTCAAGCCCCAGACCACGCCACAGTCCCGGGCGGGCAAGGGCCGGATGTACACGGTGGTCACCGGCGACACCCTGTCCGGCATCGCCGACGCCCAGCGGGTGCGCGGTGGGTGGCACGGCCTGTACGAGGCCAACCGCGCCGAGATCGGAGCGGACCCCGACCTGATCATGCCCGGCCAGCGCCTCGCGCTGCGCGGCGAACGGACCACAGCGCCCCGCGCCGAACCCGAGCAGGAGCAACAGCAGAAGCAGGAGCAGAAGCAGAAGCAGAAACAACAGCCGAAGCAGGAGCAGAAACAGAAGAAACAGCCAAAGCGGCAACCCGAGAAGTCGTCCCCCGGCAGCGGCACCGAGAAGCCGGCCAAGGCCGCCAAGACCACCACCCGCCAAGCCGTCGTCGCCCCCGTCGACGCCTCCACCGGCACGCCCTACCGGCAGGCGGGATCATCCTGGTCGAAGGGCTACCACACCGGCGTCGACTTCCCCGTGCCCACCGGGACCTCGGTCAAGTCGGTCGCGGCGGGCCGGGTGGTCAGCGCGGGGTGGGGCGGTTCCTACGGCTACCAGGTGGTCGTCCGGCACGACGACGGCCGCTTCTCGCAGTACGCCCACCTCTCGGCGATCTCCGTGAAGGACGGCCAGTCCGTGGGCGCCGGCCAGCGGATCGGCCGCTCGGGCTCCACCGGCAACAGCACGGGCCCGCATCTGCACTTCGAGGTGCGGACGGGGCCCGGCTTCGGCTCGGACGTCGACCCGGTGGCGTACCTGCGGGCCGGCGGGGTCAGGATCTGA
- a CDS encoding DMT family transporter codes for MSALALSVLLSLVSAVAYAGGAIVQEQVAASSPGAQYAPLRRPGWWAAVALNGLGGLLHVVALALGPLSLVQPLGALTIVFALPMAALFVGRKAGRTAWRGALMATVGLAGLLSLVGASDTQSLDTAQRVFTASVTGAVIVALMIAGRAAHRHPAVRSILLAIASGIAFGMSSVFTKTVAVDWAGGVSVADVPSLAVIGVLATAGMLLSQASYRGAGLAAPLATLTVVNPVVAAVVGITMFGETFRYGTTGTVLALSCGVVAAGGLILLTTERIAREAAEAGAAEAGTAPLGTEAAPPAPLPEKVFLPAPGAAQGPETVPAEEPYDVPGPARSVLPGLVPQLSYGPVHGGAFVPPPVLDRHRVRIRS; via the coding sequence ATGAGCGCCCTCGCGTTGTCCGTGCTGCTGTCGCTCGTCTCCGCCGTGGCGTACGCGGGCGGAGCGATCGTGCAGGAGCAGGTGGCGGCGTCCTCCCCGGGTGCTCAGTACGCTCCGCTGCGCCGGCCAGGCTGGTGGGCGGCGGTCGCGCTCAACGGCCTCGGCGGCCTGCTGCACGTCGTGGCGCTCGCCCTCGGCCCGCTGAGTCTGGTGCAGCCGCTGGGCGCGCTCACCATCGTCTTCGCGCTGCCCATGGCCGCGCTGTTCGTGGGCCGCAAGGCGGGCAGGACGGCCTGGCGGGGCGCACTCATGGCGACGGTCGGTCTCGCGGGTCTGCTGTCGTTGGTCGGCGCGTCCGACACCCAGTCGCTGGACACGGCACAGCGGGTCTTCACGGCCTCCGTCACCGGAGCGGTGATCGTCGCGCTGATGATCGCCGGCCGGGCCGCTCACCGGCACCCGGCGGTGCGCAGCATCCTGCTGGCCATCGCGTCCGGCATCGCCTTCGGCATGTCCTCGGTCTTCACCAAGACGGTCGCGGTCGACTGGGCGGGCGGGGTGTCGGTCGCCGACGTGCCGTCGCTGGCCGTGATCGGCGTGCTCGCCACGGCCGGCATGCTGCTGTCGCAGGCCTCCTACCGGGGCGCGGGTCTCGCCGCCCCACTGGCCACGCTGACGGTCGTGAACCCGGTGGTGGCGGCGGTGGTCGGCATCACGATGTTCGGCGAGACGTTCCGGTACGGCACGACCGGTACCGTGCTCGCCCTGAGCTGCGGCGTGGTGGCCGCGGGCGGGCTGATCCTGCTGACGACGGAGCGGATCGCGCGGGAGGCCGCGGAGGCAGGGGCCGCGGAGGCGGGGACCGCGCCGCTCGGGACGGAGGCGGCGCCGCCCGCTCCGCTGCCCGAGAAGGTGTTCCTGCCCGCCCCGGGGGCGGCGCAGGGCCCGGAGACGGTTCCCGCCGAGGAGCCGTACGACGTACCGGGACCGGCCCGGAGCGTCCTGCCCGGACTCGTCCCGCAACTCTCGTACGGCCCCGTCCACGGTGGCGCGTTCGTCCCGCCGCCCGTGCTCGACCGGCACCGGGTGCGGATCAGATCCTGA
- a CDS encoding PQQ-dependent sugar dehydrogenase, giving the protein MRIRRFATFVGAATLAGAVGLLPLSPAQAAKSDPTPPDPAAFQKVTLNDRPGEPMALAVLPDSRVLHTARTGEVRIHDPKSGVNFLAADMKKSPAGLYQHDEEGVQGIAVDPGFRKNHWVYLYYSPRLDTPMDDPDTPGVNEGDAPEYGTAADFAEYKGVTRLSRFKLEGNRLAFDTEQKILDVPADRGICCHVGGKIDFDRKGNLFLSTGDDSNPFASDGYAPLDDRADRNPAFDSRRTSGNTNDLRGKVLRIKVKPDGGYVVPRGNLFKPGTPKTRPEIYAMGLRNPFRFGVDDKTGDVYVGDYSPDANEANPDRGPAGHGRWMVIDRPANYGWPFCVTRDMPYQDYDFATGKSNGAFDCTEPVNDSRHNTGLSELPPVTDAEIVYGYGASEEFPELGTGGIGPMGGPVYDYEKRNKAQNRWPEYFDGKPLFYEWTRDQMKAITLGKRNKVEKIEDAIPSIKTDGPIDAEFGPDGALYVLEYGTGYFAELPEAQLSRIDYTRGNRTPEPKVAADVVNGTSPLTVRFSSAGTKDADGDALSYAWDFDADGKVDSREANPEHTFTDDAVFDATLKVTDSTGRSASASVPVVVGNKAPVVSLTTDPSPHGGTEFHWGDTVTWEVTVTDDQPVDCSKVSVSFILGHDTHGHPLSTSTGCSGSFETFVDGGHAGADNLRAVFNASYQDTPPDGLPALSGSDEVALVPAG; this is encoded by the coding sequence GTGCGTATCAGACGGTTCGCCACCTTCGTGGGGGCGGCAACGCTGGCAGGGGCCGTCGGGCTCCTTCCACTGTCCCCGGCCCAAGCCGCGAAATCAGACCCCACGCCGCCGGACCCGGCGGCCTTCCAGAAGGTCACCCTCAACGACCGTCCGGGCGAGCCCATGGCCCTCGCCGTCCTGCCCGACTCGCGGGTGCTGCACACCGCACGCACGGGAGAGGTCCGGATCCACGATCCGAAGAGCGGTGTGAACTTCCTCGCCGCCGACATGAAGAAGAGCCCCGCGGGTCTCTACCAGCATGACGAGGAGGGCGTCCAGGGGATCGCCGTCGACCCCGGCTTCCGCAAGAACCACTGGGTCTACCTCTACTATTCGCCCCGCCTCGACACCCCCATGGACGACCCGGACACCCCCGGCGTCAACGAGGGCGACGCGCCGGAGTACGGCACGGCCGCGGACTTCGCCGAGTACAAGGGCGTCACCCGGCTGTCGCGGTTCAAGCTCGAGGGCAACAGGCTCGCCTTCGACACCGAGCAGAAGATCCTCGACGTGCCGGCCGACCGCGGCATCTGCTGCCACGTCGGCGGCAAGATCGACTTCGACCGCAAGGGCAACCTGTTCCTTTCGACCGGTGACGACTCCAACCCGTTCGCCTCGGACGGCTACGCCCCGCTCGACGACCGCGCCGACCGCAACCCGGCCTTCGACTCGCGGCGCACCTCGGGCAACACCAACGACCTGCGCGGCAAGGTCCTGCGCATCAAGGTCAAGCCGGACGGCGGCTATGTGGTGCCCCGCGGCAACCTCTTCAAGCCGGGCACCCCGAAGACCCGCCCCGAGATCTACGCCATGGGGCTGCGCAACCCCTTCCGCTTCGGGGTGGACGACAAGACCGGCGACGTCTACGTCGGCGACTACTCGCCCGACGCCAACGAGGCGAACCCCGACCGCGGCCCGGCCGGCCACGGCCGCTGGATGGTCATCGACCGGCCCGCCAACTACGGCTGGCCGTTCTGCGTGACCCGGGACATGCCGTACCAGGACTACGACTTCGCCACCGGGAAGTCGAACGGCGCCTTCGACTGCACCGAGCCGGTCAACGACTCGCGCCACAACACCGGTCTGAGCGAGCTGCCACCGGTCACCGACGCGGAGATCGTCTACGGCTACGGCGCGTCCGAGGAGTTCCCGGAGCTCGGCACGGGCGGTATCGGCCCCATGGGCGGCCCCGTGTACGACTACGAGAAGCGCAACAAGGCCCAGAACCGCTGGCCCGAGTACTTCGACGGCAAGCCGCTCTTCTACGAGTGGACCCGCGACCAGATGAAGGCCATCACCCTCGGCAAGCGGAACAAGGTCGAGAAGATCGAGGACGCGATCCCCTCGATCAAGACGGACGGCCCGATCGACGCCGAGTTCGGCCCGGACGGCGCGCTGTACGTCCTGGAGTACGGCACCGGGTACTTCGCGGAGCTGCCCGAGGCCCAGCTGTCCCGCATCGACTACACGCGCGGCAACCGCACCCCGGAGCCCAAGGTCGCCGCGGACGTCGTCAACGGCACCAGCCCGCTGACGGTCCGGTTCTCCAGCGCCGGAACCAAGGACGCCGACGGTGACGCCCTCAGCTACGCCTGGGACTTCGACGCCGACGGCAAGGTGGACTCCCGGGAGGCGAATCCGGAGCACACGTTCACCGACGACGCCGTCTTCGACGCCACGCTGAAGGTCACCGACAGCACCGGCCGCTCGGCCTCCGCCTCGGTTCCGGTCGTCGTCGGCAACAAGGCGCCGGTCGTCTCGCTGACGACCGACCCGTCCCCGCACGGCGGCACGGAGTTCCACTGGGGTGACACGGTGACGTGGGAGGTCACCGTCACCGACGACCAGCCGGTGGACTGCTCGAAGGTCAGTGTCTCGTTCATCCTCGGCCACGACACGCACGGACACCCGCTGTCCACGAGCACCGGCTGCTCCGGGTCGTTCGAGACGTTCGTGGACGGCGGTCACGCCGGTGCGGACAACCTGCGGGCGGTCTTCAACGCCAGCTACCAGGACACGCCCCCGGACGGCCTGCCGGCCCTCTCGGGCAGCGACGAGGTCGCACTGGTCCCGGCCGGCTGA
- a CDS encoding GNAT family N-acetyltransferase — translation MSEIEIRDDRAAGRLEAIGGGEVVGRVEYFLLEAPERALVPVHTVVEPAHEGRGIAGSLARELYAVARREGVVVAPLCPYVVKWAERHPDQAPAAGPELLRAAKEWLAAHPERF, via the coding sequence GTGAGCGAGATCGAGATCCGTGACGACCGGGCGGCCGGCCGCCTGGAGGCGATCGGTGGCGGCGAGGTCGTCGGCCGCGTCGAGTATTTCCTCCTGGAAGCCCCCGAGCGCGCCCTCGTCCCCGTGCACACCGTCGTCGAGCCGGCCCACGAGGGGCGGGGCATCGCGGGTTCGCTGGCGCGCGAGCTGTACGCCGTCGCCCGGCGCGAGGGCGTCGTGGTGGCCCCGCTGTGCCCCTACGTCGTGAAGTGGGCCGAGCGGCACCCGGACCAGGCTCCCGCCGCCGGCCCCGAACTGCTGCGCGCGGCGAAGGAGTGGCTCGCGGCGCATCCGGAGCGGTTCTGA
- the glgA gene encoding glycogen synthase, with protein MRVGLLTREYPPDVYGGAGVHVEFLARELGRLVDLDVHCWGEGRTEDVLRHRSWPALDGTNDALRTFSVDLAMTAALQGRELVHSHTWYANLGGHLAKLLYGVPHVVTAHSLEPLRPWKAEQLGGGYALSSWAERTAVEAADAVIAVSGAMREDVLACYPAVAEDRVHVVHNGIDTGLYRPDPATDALDRIGLDRSRPYVLFVGRITRQKGVPHLLRAARAIDPAAQVVLCAGAPDTPEIDQEFRDLFAALSRAREGVHWIPRMLPRPDVIQLLTHAAVFVCPSGYEPLGIVNLEAMACGTPVVASRVGGIPEVVADGETGVLVPRDEDDTGDGDRDFEAGLARALDSVLGDPETARRMGEAGRARAVEEFGWDAVARRTVRLYEEILKQA; from the coding sequence GTGCGTGTGGGACTGCTGACCCGCGAGTACCCGCCGGACGTCTACGGCGGCGCGGGCGTCCACGTGGAGTTCCTCGCCCGCGAACTCGGCCGCCTGGTCGACCTGGACGTGCACTGCTGGGGAGAGGGCCGCACCGAGGACGTGCTGCGCCACCGCTCCTGGCCCGCCCTGGACGGCACCAACGACGCGCTGCGCACCTTCTCCGTGGACCTCGCCATGACCGCCGCCCTCCAGGGCCGCGAGCTGGTCCACTCCCACACCTGGTACGCCAACCTCGGCGGCCACCTCGCCAAACTCCTGTACGGCGTGCCGCACGTGGTGACCGCGCACTCGCTGGAGCCCCTGCGCCCCTGGAAGGCCGAGCAGCTGGGCGGCGGTTACGCCCTGTCGAGCTGGGCCGAGCGGACCGCGGTCGAGGCCGCCGACGCCGTGATCGCGGTCTCCGGCGCCATGCGCGAGGACGTCCTCGCCTGCTACCCGGCGGTCGCGGAGGACCGGGTCCACGTCGTGCACAACGGCATCGACACCGGCCTCTACCGGCCCGACCCCGCCACCGACGCCCTCGACCGGATCGGCCTCGACCGCTCCCGACCGTACGTCCTGTTCGTCGGCCGCATCACCCGCCAGAAGGGCGTGCCCCACCTGCTGCGCGCCGCCCGTGCCATCGACCCGGCCGCGCAGGTCGTGCTGTGCGCCGGCGCCCCGGACACCCCCGAGATCGACCAGGAGTTCCGGGACCTGTTCGCCGCGCTGAGCCGGGCCCGCGAGGGCGTGCACTGGATCCCGCGCATGCTGCCGCGCCCCGACGTGATCCAGCTGCTGACGCACGCGGCCGTCTTCGTCTGCCCGTCCGGGTACGAACCGCTCGGCATCGTGAATCTGGAGGCGATGGCCTGCGGCACGCCCGTCGTGGCCTCCCGGGTCGGCGGCATCCCCGAGGTCGTGGCGGACGGTGAGACGGGGGTGCTCGTCCCCAGGGACGAGGACGACACGGGGGACGGGGACCGCGACTTCGAGGCGGGCCTCGCCCGGGCCCTGGACTCAGTCCTCGGCGACCCGGAGACCGCGCGGCGGATGGGCGAGGCGGGCCGGGCCCGGGCGGTGGAGGAGTTCGGCTGGGACGCGGTGGCCCGCCGGACCGTCCGGCTCTACGAGGAGATCCTCAAGCAGGCTTAG
- a CDS encoding aspartate/glutamate racemase family protein yields MLALLHTSPVHVPVFDSLRDEAHPGLELRHHVDVGLLDRARREGPEAVAGAVRAVLRRAVAEGARAVVCTCSTIGGVAEAAAAEVGVRVLRVDRPMAAAAVAAGPSVVVLAALESTFAPTAALIEEEARCAGRSVEVRVRLVDGAWPRFEAGDTVGYLRLVAEAADAVTGADVIVLAQASMAPARAATRTTVPVLASPAPGLAAGVAAAGTG; encoded by the coding sequence GTGCTGGCGCTGCTGCACACCTCGCCCGTGCACGTCCCCGTCTTCGACTCCCTGCGGGACGAGGCGCACCCGGGTCTGGAGCTGCGGCATCACGTCGATGTCGGTTTGCTTGACCGGGCGCGCCGGGAGGGGCCGGAGGCGGTGGCCGGCGCCGTCCGGGCCGTGCTGCGGCGGGCCGTCGCGGAGGGGGCACGGGCCGTCGTGTGCACCTGCTCGACCATCGGCGGCGTCGCCGAGGCGGCCGCGGCCGAGGTCGGGGTGCGGGTGCTGCGGGTCGACCGGCCGATGGCCGCCGCCGCGGTGGCCGCCGGTCCGAGTGTCGTCGTTCTCGCCGCCCTGGAGAGCACGTTCGCGCCGACGGCCGCGTTGATCGAGGAGGAGGCCCGGTGCGCCGGACGCTCCGTCGAGGTGCGCGTACGCCTCGTCGATGGTGCGTGGCCGCGGTTCGAGGCCGGGGACACCGTGGGCTACCTGCGGCTCGTGGCCGAGGCGGCCGATGCCGTCACCGGCGCAGACGTGATCGTCCTGGCCCAGGCCTCCATGGCACCTGCGAGGGCGGCGACGCGGACCACGGTTCCGGTGCTGGCCAGTCCCGCGCCGGGACTGGCGGCCGGGGTGGCGGCAGCGGGCACCGGGTGA
- a CDS encoding non-ribosomal peptide synthetase: MASRWHLGPPASRPTPEELATEKRILQGRPWPEGPVPLLPVAQLYARDVPLPFSPPGADLLQILWCPFDHPAHPRTAVFWRSAGTVPDILGAPPEPPAIKSQGYLPEPSVLAPERVTEYPAFRELDQKLRQELGDPIRWGRSCPVAPQEFYDNDLSTSPGWKTGGWSRWGMADPAPRCCPECGTEALPLLTIATLEWDAGSDSWAPEEERTLPTPLLPGTPPANFTLIGIARGSTLQLHACPADPSHPHIELVQ; encoded by the coding sequence GTGGCAAGCCGGTGGCACCTCGGTCCCCCGGCCTCCCGGCCCACGCCCGAGGAACTGGCCACCGAGAAGCGGATCCTCCAGGGCCGCCCCTGGCCCGAGGGCCCGGTCCCCCTGCTCCCCGTCGCCCAGCTGTACGCCCGCGACGTCCCCCTTCCCTTCAGCCCGCCCGGGGCCGACCTCCTCCAGATCCTGTGGTGCCCCTTCGACCACCCGGCCCACCCCCGTACCGCGGTCTTCTGGCGCTCCGCGGGCACCGTCCCCGACATCCTCGGCGCCCCGCCCGAACCGCCCGCGATCAAGTCTCAGGGTTACCTCCCGGAGCCGTCCGTGCTGGCACCGGAGCGGGTCACGGAGTACCCCGCCTTCAGGGAGCTGGACCAGAAGCTGCGGCAGGAGCTGGGCGACCCGATCCGTTGGGGCCGTTCCTGCCCCGTGGCCCCGCAGGAGTTCTACGACAACGACCTGTCCACTTCGCCCGGCTGGAAGACCGGTGGCTGGTCGCGCTGGGGAATGGCCGACCCCGCGCCCCGCTGCTGCCCGGAATGCGGCACCGAGGCGCTCCCGCTCCTCACCATCGCCACCCTCGAATGGGACGCCGGCAGCGACAGCTGGGCGCCCGAGGAGGAGAGGACGCTCCCGACCCCGCTCCTCCCCGGCACCCCGCCGGCGAACTTCACCCTGATCGGGATCGCCCGCGGTTCCACCCTCCAGCTCCACGCCTGCCCGGCCGACCCGTCCCACCCCCACATCGAGCTGGTCCAGTGA
- a CDS encoding (2Fe-2S)-binding protein — MVLLLPVAPTPDLDPGLTALRPLGGFFLLHASRPLPSRPLPTLADAYAPGDGAPGPSPRPRLATDPLGFRVRKVAAALRVPETRVAASVAQQGLAARLWSVTLGCAALHGRVPDLAPRLLHYDPDAAAPDDLWLSGVSPLPGDAGTIADTVLRAHLVPLTAAVHDRYRVASGLLWGNAASALAGAGRELDRWARRNGRTDTADRARALTAELLAHPLLARAGTLTGTAFRRRSCCLYYRAPGSGVCGDCCFSRPPEPPRSPPSSSSSPPPPPPSPDAPSG; from the coding sequence CTGGTATTACTGCTTCCTGTGGCCCCGACTCCAGACCTCGACCCCGGCCTGACCGCCCTCCGCCCGCTCGGCGGGTTCTTCCTCCTCCACGCGTCGCGACCGCTGCCGTCCCGGCCGCTTCCCACCCTCGCGGACGCCTACGCCCCCGGGGACGGGGCCCCGGGCCCGAGCCCCCGCCCACGGCTCGCGACGGACCCGCTCGGCTTCCGCGTCCGTAAGGTCGCCGCCGCCCTCCGCGTCCCGGAGACGCGGGTCGCCGCCTCCGTCGCCCAGCAGGGCCTCGCCGCCCGCCTGTGGTCGGTGACGCTGGGGTGCGCCGCGCTCCACGGCCGCGTCCCGGACCTCGCCCCGCGGCTGCTCCACTACGACCCCGACGCCGCCGCCCCCGACGACCTGTGGCTCTCCGGAGTGAGCCCCCTGCCGGGCGACGCCGGCACGATCGCCGACACCGTGCTCCGCGCCCACCTCGTCCCGCTGACGGCGGCCGTGCACGACCGGTACCGCGTCGCCAGCGGACTGCTGTGGGGCAACGCCGCCTCCGCGCTCGCGGGTGCCGGCCGGGAACTGGACCGCTGGGCCCGCCGCAACGGCCGCACGGACACCGCCGACCGCGCCCGCGCTCTGACCGCCGAGCTCCTCGCCCACCCGCTTCTCGCCCGAGCCGGCACCCTCACCGGCACCGCCTTCCGGCGCCGCAGCTGCTGCCTGTACTACCGGGCGCCGGGTTCGGGCGTCTGCGGCGACTGCTGCTTCTCGCGGCCGCCCGAGCCTCCCCGGTCCCCACCGTCGTCCTCGTCGTCCCCGCCGCCCCCGCCCCCTTCCCCAGACGCCCCGTCCGGGTGA
- the panD gene encoding aspartate 1-decarboxylase: MMRTMFKSKIHRATVTQADLHYVGSVTIDADLLDAADLLPGELVHIVDITNGARLETYVIEGERGSGVIGINGAAAHLVHPGDLVILISYAQVTDAEARSLRPRVVHVDADNRIVALGTDASEPVPGSDQERSPQAVSA, from the coding sequence ATGATGCGTACAATGTTCAAGTCCAAGATCCACCGCGCCACCGTCACCCAGGCCGACCTGCACTACGTCGGCTCGGTGACCATCGACGCCGACCTGCTGGACGCCGCCGACCTGCTGCCCGGCGAGCTCGTGCACATCGTGGACATCACCAACGGGGCCCGGCTGGAGACCTACGTCATCGAGGGCGAGCGGGGGTCCGGGGTGATCGGGATCAACGGGGCCGCGGCTCACCTCGTGCACCCCGGCGACCTGGTGATCCTCATCAGCTACGCCCAGGTCACCGACGCCGAGGCGCGGTCCCTGCGGCCGCGGGTGGTGCACGTGGACGCGGACAACCGTATCGTCGCCCTGGGCACCGACGCGTCCGAGCCGGTGCCGGGGTCGGACCAGGAGCGCAGCCCCCAGGCCGTGTCGGCCTGA
- a CDS encoding VOC family protein, protein MSTIRQIQVTFDCAEPVRLAGFWCEVLGYVVPPPPEGFATWEGYHDSLPPEDQDPYFACSDPSGAGPRLLFQRVPEGKVVKNRVHLDVRAGIGLVGEERLATLEAECARLVALGAVHVRTMVADEENESCVVMQDIEGNEFCLD, encoded by the coding sequence ATGTCAACGATCAGGCAGATCCAGGTCACCTTCGACTGCGCGGAACCCGTACGACTCGCCGGTTTCTGGTGCGAGGTGCTGGGCTACGTCGTGCCGCCGCCCCCGGAGGGGTTCGCCACCTGGGAGGGCTACCACGACTCGCTGCCGCCCGAGGACCAGGACCCCTACTTCGCGTGCAGTGACCCCTCCGGGGCGGGCCCGCGCCTGCTCTTCCAGCGTGTCCCCGAAGGCAAGGTCGTCAAGAACCGGGTGCATCTCGACGTGCGGGCCGGCATCGGACTCGTCGGGGAGGAGCGCCTCGCCACCCTGGAGGCCGAATGCGCACGACTGGTCGCGCTCGGCGCGGTGCACGTGCGAACGATGGTCGCCGATGAGGAAAACGAGTCGTGCGTCGTGATGCAGGACATCGAGGGCAACGAGTTCTGTCTCGACTGA
- the gndA gene encoding NADP-dependent phosphogluconate dehydrogenase: protein MKTSQAANIGVVGLAVMGSNLARNLASREGNVVAVHNRTYARTESLLAEHPEAGFIAGKSIDDFVASLAKPRTAVIMVQAGAGTDAVIDQLAERFEPGDIIVDGGNANFQDTIAREKRIAPTGIHFVGVGISGGEEGALKGPSIMPGGSEEAYRTLGPVLASIAAVVSGEPCVTHVGADGAGHFVKMIHNGIEYADMQLIGEAYDLLRTVGGLRPDAIADVFAEWNRGPLESYLVEITAEILRHVDGATGQPFVDVVLDQAGSKGTGVWTVQNALDLGVPVGGIAEAVFARAVSGKAEQRAAVRRLTAGSRPRVQQASPSFAEDVAAALYASKIVAYAQGFDAITAGADKYGWDIHKDRIAKIWRGGCIIRARFLDRIAQAYTEHPDITTLLEAPYFARAVADGEAAWRRVVSTAALSGVPVPGFSSALSYYDSLAAERLPAALVQGQRDFFGAHTYRRTDRNGVFHTLWSRDRSETEADGNGH, encoded by the coding sequence ATGAAGACCAGCCAAGCCGCCAACATCGGTGTCGTGGGGCTGGCGGTGATGGGCTCGAACCTGGCTCGCAACCTCGCCTCCCGCGAGGGCAACGTGGTCGCCGTCCACAACCGCACCTACGCCCGCACCGAGAGCCTCCTCGCCGAGCACCCGGAGGCGGGCTTCATCGCCGGCAAGTCGATCGACGACTTCGTCGCCTCGCTGGCCAAGCCCCGCACCGCCGTCATCATGGTGCAGGCGGGCGCGGGCACGGACGCCGTCATCGACCAGCTCGCCGAGCGGTTCGAGCCGGGCGACATCATCGTCGACGGCGGCAACGCCAACTTCCAGGACACCATCGCCCGGGAGAAGCGGATCGCCCCCACCGGCATCCACTTCGTCGGTGTCGGGATCTCCGGCGGCGAGGAGGGCGCGCTCAAGGGCCCGTCGATCATGCCGGGCGGCTCCGAGGAGGCCTACCGGACCCTCGGGCCCGTCCTCGCCTCGATCGCCGCGGTCGTCTCGGGCGAGCCCTGCGTCACGCACGTGGGCGCCGACGGCGCCGGTCACTTCGTCAAGATGATCCACAACGGCATCGAGTACGCCGACATGCAGCTGATCGGCGAGGCCTACGATCTGCTGCGCACGGTGGGCGGGCTGCGGCCGGACGCCATCGCCGACGTCTTCGCCGAGTGGAACCGGGGCCCGCTCGAGTCGTACCTCGTCGAGATCACCGCCGAGATCCTGCGCCATGTCGACGGGGCCACGGGTCAGCCGTTCGTGGACGTCGTGCTGGACCAGGCCGGCTCCAAGGGCACCGGCGTGTGGACCGTGCAGAACGCCCTCGACCTGGGTGTGCCGGTGGGCGGGATCGCGGAGGCCGTCTTCGCGCGGGCGGTATCCGGGAAGGCCGAGCAGCGTGCCGCGGTGCGCCGGCTGACCGCCGGCTCCCGGCCGCGGGTCCAGCAGGCCTCGCCCTCGTTCGCCGAGGACGTGGCCGCGGCTCTCTACGCCTCGAAGATCGTCGCGTACGCGCAGGGCTTCGACGCCATCACCGCGGGCGCGGACAAGTACGGCTGGGACATCCACAAGGACCGGATCGCCAAGATCTGGCGCGGCGGGTGCATCATCCGGGCGCGGTTCCTCGACCGCATCGCCCAGGCGTACACCGAGCACCCGGACATCACCACGCTGCTCGAAGCCCCGTACTTCGCGCGGGCCGTCGCCGACGGCGAGGCCGCCTGGCGGCGGGTGGTCTCCACCGCCGCCCTGTCCGGCGTACCCGTACCGGGCTTCAGTTCCGCGCTCAGCTACTACGACTCGCTCGCCGCCGAACGCCTGCCCGCCGCGCTCGTCCAGGGGCAGCGGGACTTCTTCGGCGCGCACACCTACCGGCGCACCGACAGAAACGGCGTCTTCCACACGCTGTGGTCCCGCGACCGGTCCGAGACCGAGGCCGACGGGAACGGCCACTAG